CGATGATATGTGTTAATCATATTAACTCCAATGTGAAAAAATATGGATGGCTTCAGCTTTATAGCTCAACGAGGATCACACCTTTAAGACGACCAGCACAGGCCTCCTGCAAGGCAAAAATCGAATTTTCTATTCCCTTGAAGGTGACGGATGGGAGATGAATGCGTCCTTCACGCTTCCATGTTTTCAGATCCTGCAACCAAAATTCAAATGCGTCAGGCGAATGATCCGCACTGAAGCCACGTAATGTCATGTCTTTGAAAATGATTTGAAAGCTATCTAAAGTAACTGGTGCTTGCAAAGATGCCTTTTTCACGTTCAGCTCAGCGGTCAGTGCCCCAAGTAGAACACAACGGGCACCATTGCTAGCCAGCTGGATGGCAGCTGATAGCTGTTCACCACCCACCATATCTACGATGACATCGATACCTTCAGGTGCAGCTTTCGCCAGTTGATCGATCATTGGACCGCCGTCGCGGGTGACGACGGCATCGTAACTCAATTTTTCTTGCATCCATCTGGCCTTGTTGGAACTACTCGTACTACCAACCACTCGTGTCGCACCAAGGATCCTTGCTAT
The window above is part of the Providencia sp. R33 genome. Proteins encoded here:
- a CDS encoding MDR family NADP-dependent oxidoreductase translates to MFTSSTNNREVKLIRHIQGEIHPEDFTIIETPIPAPEPHEVIIRNRWFRVSISTRLMAQEDAKAAEGIPFPPLNPGDTLADGAIGEVIQAGAASCLPVGSLVMHPFGWRKYAVVKEQDCKLIDCSEPDPAAYLGHGWTAYAALTRGVQVKKGDTVFVSSGAGAIGSMAGQIARILGATRVVGSTSSSNKARWMQEKLSYDAVVTRDGGPMIDQLAKAAPEGIDVIVDMVGGEQLSAAIQLASNGARCVLLGALTAELNVKKASLQAPVTLDSFQIIFKDMTLRGFSADHSPDAFEFWLQDLKTWKREGRIHLPSVTFKGIENSIFALQEACAGRLKGVILVEL